A region from the Brachyspira sp. SAP_772 genome encodes:
- a CDS encoding MarR family winged helix-turn-helix transcriptional regulator: MYKEFIIINNIGYDICYTARKIYQYIGKQIINFDITPEQLIVLKELAKEEGISQKELSIRLDKDQNTVKAMIDKLEVKSFI; this comes from the coding sequence TTGTATAAGGAGTTTATTATTATTAATAACATAGGCTATGATATATGCTATACCGCAAGAAAAATATATCAGTATATAGGAAAACAAATAATTAATTTCGATATCACACCAGAGCAATTAATTGTATTAAAAGAACTTGCAAAAGAAGAAGGTATATCTCAAAAAGAATTATCTATAAGACTAGATAAAGACCAAAATACTGTAAAAGCTATGATAGATAAATTAGAAGTTAAATCATTTATA